One window of the Alicyclobacillus vulcanalis genome contains the following:
- a CDS encoding NUDIX domain-containing protein has protein sequence MLFTNGVDALQVIVNCYAPFDGGFVMLRKPRRGWWYLPGGKVEPGESWRLAAMREFAEETGLDLADAELRGVYEIHIAEGPESEEKRRIIAQFVGRGAAGTLHKSHREGTLAVVTKSELPGLPMDEGDRLMLLHAMAAEALGDDRVFFGSFSYDAEHRLLRYEMDPGGYPLESLFARSQEGDVL, from the coding sequence ATGCTGTTCACAAATGGGGTGGACGCCTTGCAGGTGATTGTCAACTGTTACGCACCGTTTGACGGCGGGTTCGTGATGTTGCGCAAACCGCGCCGCGGATGGTGGTACCTGCCGGGCGGCAAGGTCGAACCGGGCGAATCGTGGAGGCTCGCGGCGATGCGCGAGTTCGCGGAAGAGACCGGCTTGGACCTCGCGGATGCAGAACTGCGCGGCGTGTATGAAATTCACATCGCAGAAGGTCCTGAAAGCGAAGAGAAGCGCCGGATTATCGCTCAATTTGTTGGGCGCGGCGCGGCCGGAACGCTTCACAAGTCTCATCGCGAGGGGACGCTGGCCGTCGTGACCAAGTCCGAGCTTCCAGGGCTTCCTATGGACGAGGGCGATCGCCTCATGCTCCTTCACGCCATGGCCGCCGAGGCATTGGGGGATGATCGCGTCTTTTTCGGCAGCTTCTCCTACGATGCGGAGCATCGCCTGCTTCGCTACGAGATGGATCCTGGGGGCTATCCGCTGGAATCGCTTTTTGCGCGCAGCCAAGAGGGGGATGTGCTGTGA
- the rapZ gene encoding RNase adapter RapZ codes for MTHRLQAIVLTGMSGAGKSTAMQAFEDFGFFCVDNLPPALMPRLIDMAEHASGKLTKMAFGCDLRGGELFEPLLMTVQEIRERRDVTVTLVFLDADDATLVRRYKASRRRHPLSMGGRLLESIQAERQKLAGVRQAADVVIDTSNLSANQLKQELSRRFVEHAMRLPVHVISFGFKFGVPLDADMVFDVRFLPNPHYIDHLRPHTGEDEPVYNYVMQWPQTQAFLKKAEDMLDFLIPEFQREGKSHLVIGVGCTGGKHRSVAVAKHIAEHLKDVALVDLTHRDFRRED; via the coding sequence GTGACCCACCGCTTGCAGGCGATTGTGCTGACCGGCATGTCGGGCGCGGGCAAGTCCACCGCGATGCAGGCGTTTGAAGACTTTGGGTTTTTCTGTGTCGACAATTTGCCGCCCGCTCTCATGCCGCGGCTCATCGATATGGCCGAGCACGCGTCCGGCAAGCTCACCAAGATGGCGTTTGGCTGTGATCTGCGCGGTGGAGAGCTTTTCGAACCGCTTCTGATGACCGTCCAGGAGATTCGCGAGCGCAGGGACGTGACCGTCACGCTGGTCTTTCTCGACGCGGACGATGCGACGCTGGTGCGGCGTTACAAAGCCTCGCGCCGCCGCCATCCGCTGTCGATGGGAGGACGGCTCCTCGAGAGCATCCAGGCGGAGCGACAAAAGCTTGCGGGGGTGCGGCAAGCGGCGGATGTCGTGATCGACACGTCGAATCTGTCGGCCAATCAGCTCAAACAGGAGCTGAGCCGCCGCTTCGTGGAACATGCCATGCGACTTCCCGTGCACGTGATCTCCTTTGGCTTCAAGTTTGGCGTCCCGCTCGATGCGGACATGGTGTTTGACGTCCGATTCTTGCCGAACCCGCATTATATCGATCACCTTCGACCGCACACGGGCGAAGATGAACCCGTGTACAACTACGTCATGCAATGGCCACAGACGCAAGCGTTCTTGAAGAAAGCAGAAGACATGTTGGACTTTCTTATCCCTGAATTCCAGCGCGAGGGGAAGAGCCATCTGGTCATAGGTGTGGGTTGCACCGGTGGTAAACATCGATCCGTGGCGGTCGCCAAACATATTGCGGAACACCTGAAGGACGTCGCCTTGGTCGATCTCACGCATCGGGACTTCAGGCGGGAGGACTAG
- a CDS encoding gluconeogenesis factor YvcK family protein — MRQWWLLAWTIACFGMGLLTGVVRLARWPHAAEIGVAVVLAALLLLAFGWWSDIRRQRRMQKWRERRLKIVCIGGGTGLSTILRGLKEYDVDLTAVVTVADDGGSSGRLRHDFAMPPPGDIRNCLVALADTEPLLERLLQFRFPAGEGLEGHSFGNLFLAAMTHIMGDFESAIRETSRVLAVRGKVLPAVREDVRLRAYLEDGRVVEGESRIPEAGGRIERLELVPAELEPLPDVLAAIESADAIVIGPGSLYTSVLPNLLVPGISDAVASSKACKIYICNVMTQRGETDDLSASSHVRVIYRHVGRRLFDYVLVNAAPLPEEALRRYQEQQSYPVRVDMEELHKLGLKVIARDFIHYATYARHDSRKVAEQIVSLLGYERDTKHVMR, encoded by the coding sequence ATGCGACAGTGGTGGTTGCTCGCGTGGACCATCGCCTGTTTCGGCATGGGCCTTTTGACGGGCGTCGTGAGGCTCGCGCGCTGGCCGCACGCTGCCGAGATCGGCGTGGCTGTCGTGCTTGCCGCTCTTCTGTTGCTCGCGTTTGGGTGGTGGTCGGACATTCGCCGCCAGCGGCGGATGCAAAAGTGGCGCGAGCGCAGGCTGAAGATCGTCTGTATCGGCGGGGGCACCGGGTTGTCGACGATCCTCCGCGGGTTAAAAGAGTACGACGTGGATCTGACCGCGGTCGTCACCGTGGCGGACGATGGTGGAAGTTCGGGAAGGCTGCGCCACGATTTCGCCATGCCGCCGCCCGGAGACATTCGCAACTGCTTGGTGGCGCTGGCTGATACGGAGCCCCTGTTGGAGCGATTGCTCCAGTTTCGCTTTCCGGCGGGCGAAGGGCTGGAGGGGCACAGTTTCGGCAACCTGTTTCTCGCGGCCATGACCCATATCATGGGGGACTTCGAATCGGCCATTCGCGAGACGAGCCGCGTCCTTGCCGTTCGCGGTAAGGTGCTTCCCGCGGTGCGCGAGGACGTGCGGCTGCGCGCGTATCTGGAAGATGGCCGCGTGGTTGAGGGTGAATCGCGCATTCCGGAAGCTGGCGGACGGATCGAGCGACTGGAGCTCGTTCCTGCCGAGCTCGAGCCCTTGCCTGATGTGTTGGCGGCCATCGAGTCGGCGGACGCCATCGTCATCGGGCCGGGCAGTCTGTACACGAGTGTGCTGCCCAACCTGCTCGTGCCTGGCATCTCGGATGCCGTGGCTTCGAGCAAGGCCTGCAAGATCTACATATGCAATGTCATGACGCAGCGCGGCGAGACAGATGACTTGTCCGCATCGAGCCACGTGCGCGTCATCTATCGGCACGTGGGCCGCCGCCTGTTTGACTATGTGCTGGTCAACGCGGCGCCGCTGCCCGAGGAGGCGCTGAGGCGCTACCAGGAGCAACAGAGCTATCCGGTGCGCGTGGACATGGAGGAACTTCACAAGCTCGGCCTCAAGGTCATTGCCCGCGACTTTATTCATTACGCGACCTACGCGCGCCACGATAGTCGCAAGGTGGCCGAACAGATTGTCAGCCTCCTTGGCTATGAGCGGGACACGAAGCACGTGATGAGATAG
- the whiA gene encoding DNA-binding protein WhiA, producing MSFAAETKKELTQIASDPAATRYELMAVFALSASFRLKEGAGALVMETENVATARRVYTSIKQLFGLRPEVVVRRKMRLKKNHVYTLRLSRAQAEQVLEQLEYRGEIAEGPLACAWSLPRRDEARRAFLRGAFLASGSVNAPGSSSYHLEMYAHSHDLADWLMHLMNHYGLNARVTARKKGYIVYIKEVEKIVEFLSVIGAVRALLQFEDRRIVKGMRNQVNRLVNCETANMNKTISAAVRQLEHIRLIEHTLGLESLPEHLREAAMLRLQYPESNLQELSAAIGGRVSKSGLNHRFRKLEEIAQALRDRSKKGGAAVDKSSEMSHKEP from the coding sequence ATGTCGTTTGCCGCGGAGACCAAAAAGGAACTGACGCAAATTGCATCGGATCCCGCGGCAACTCGGTACGAACTCATGGCCGTGTTTGCCCTGAGCGCATCCTTTCGCCTGAAGGAGGGTGCGGGCGCGCTCGTGATGGAGACGGAAAACGTGGCAACCGCGCGGCGCGTGTACACGTCCATCAAGCAACTGTTCGGCCTTCGTCCCGAGGTGGTCGTGAGGCGGAAGATGCGCCTCAAGAAGAACCACGTCTACACGTTGCGTCTGAGCCGCGCGCAGGCAGAACAAGTCCTCGAACAACTGGAGTACCGAGGGGAGATCGCCGAGGGGCCTCTGGCCTGCGCGTGGTCGTTGCCGCGCAGGGACGAGGCGCGGCGAGCCTTTCTGCGCGGCGCCTTTCTCGCGAGCGGCTCGGTCAACGCCCCCGGCAGCTCATCGTATCACCTGGAAATGTACGCGCACTCGCACGATCTCGCCGACTGGCTGATGCACCTCATGAATCACTATGGCTTGAACGCCCGCGTGACTGCGCGAAAGAAAGGCTACATCGTCTATATCAAAGAAGTCGAGAAGATCGTCGAGTTCCTGAGCGTCATCGGCGCCGTGCGGGCGCTGCTTCAGTTCGAGGATCGGCGGATCGTTAAAGGGATGCGGAATCAGGTAAATCGCCTGGTGAACTGCGAGACCGCCAACATGAATAAGACGATCTCGGCCGCCGTGCGCCAATTGGAACACATCCGGCTGATCGAGCATACGCTAGGGCTTGAGAGCCTGCCCGAGCATCTGCGCGAAGCGGCGATGCTCCGTCTCCAATATCCAGAATCCAACCTGCAGGAACTGAGCGCCGCCATCGGCGGACGCGTCTCCAAGTCTGGCTTGAATCATCGCTTTCGCAAGTTGGAGGAGATCGCCCAGGCGCTGCGAGATCGCTCGAAAAAAGGTGGCGCGGCTGTCGATAAATCGTCAGAAATGAGCCATAAAGAGCCGTGA
- a CDS encoding HPr family phosphocarrier protein, with amino-acid sequence MKMFEKETIVRLRGGLFARAAAKFVQEATRFKAEVFVERDGRAVNAKSIMGVMSLAIPSGERVVIRASGTDEQAAVQQLTKLIESEELFV; translated from the coding sequence ATGAAAATGTTTGAGAAGGAAACGATTGTCCGCCTGCGCGGCGGTTTGTTTGCGCGCGCGGCCGCCAAGTTCGTTCAAGAGGCGACGCGCTTCAAAGCGGAAGTGTTCGTGGAGAGAGACGGTCGAGCCGTCAACGCCAAGAGCATCATGGGTGTCATGAGTCTCGCCATTCCGTCCGGCGAGCGGGTCGTGATTCGAGCCAGCGGCACGGATGAGCAGGCCGCTGTGCAGCAGCTGACGAAGCTCATCGAGTCCGAAGAACTGTTCGTGTGA
- the mutY gene encoding A/G-specific adenine glycosylase, which produces MEESLAAFAHTLEAWYNQTSRDLPWRRTSDPYAILVSETMLQQTRVETVIPYYERFMKRFPTPVDLANAETDDVLKLWEGLGYYRRARNLKTAMEVVRDRHGGRIPDRPEELEALPGIGPYTLGAVQSIAFNRPFPAVDGNVLRVMSRYLAIEDPVDLPAVKRRIEREVARALAEGTPRVLTQAIMELGALVCVPKRPRCEACPVAASCKALALGATDRLPQRLPKRSRRRQTVVALWITRGQSFWAEKRPEGGLLGGMWQLPAVEIDHPPQAASPLASLEEYARARYAELRFGQAAQAAAVREETPVAFERVCEATHAFTHLDWTVVVYAPLEYDQVEGQPFDMHASREGAWVAFEEISKFVWPKVYQDVLRQLTHEKHKQLNLFSC; this is translated from the coding sequence GTGGAAGAAAGCTTGGCAGCGTTCGCACATACACTAGAAGCGTGGTACAACCAGACGAGCCGCGACCTCCCCTGGCGCCGGACATCGGACCCGTACGCGATTTTGGTCAGTGAGACCATGCTGCAACAAACGCGCGTGGAGACCGTGATTCCGTACTACGAGCGGTTTATGAAACGTTTCCCCACTCCAGTCGATCTGGCGAATGCCGAGACGGATGACGTGCTCAAGCTGTGGGAGGGGCTCGGATACTATCGCCGCGCGCGCAACCTCAAGACAGCCATGGAGGTGGTGCGGGATCGACACGGTGGGCGGATTCCCGACCGCCCGGAGGAGCTTGAGGCGCTGCCTGGAATCGGTCCCTACACGCTTGGCGCTGTGCAGAGCATCGCCTTTAACCGCCCGTTCCCGGCCGTGGACGGAAACGTGCTGCGCGTGATGTCCCGGTATCTTGCCATCGAAGACCCTGTGGACTTGCCGGCCGTGAAGCGCCGGATCGAACGGGAGGTTGCACGGGCCCTGGCGGAGGGAACACCTCGAGTTCTGACGCAGGCCATCATGGAACTCGGGGCACTCGTCTGCGTCCCCAAGCGGCCGCGGTGTGAGGCCTGCCCTGTGGCTGCGAGCTGTAAGGCGCTCGCGCTCGGGGCGACGGACCGCTTGCCGCAACGCCTGCCGAAGCGATCGCGCCGCAGGCAGACGGTGGTGGCCCTGTGGATCACGCGCGGGCAATCCTTCTGGGCGGAAAAGCGGCCCGAGGGCGGTTTGCTCGGCGGGATGTGGCAGTTGCCGGCGGTCGAGATCGACCATCCCCCTCAAGCGGCCAGTCCGCTTGCGTCCCTGGAGGAGTATGCGCGGGCGCGCTACGCTGAGCTTCGCTTCGGGCAGGCCGCCCAAGCGGCAGCCGTGCGAGAGGAGACGCCGGTCGCGTTTGAGCGCGTGTGCGAAGCCACGCACGCGTTTACCCACCTGGACTGGACGGTTGTGGTCTATGCGCCTCTCGAGTATGATCAAGTTGAGGGCCAACCTTTTGACATGCATGCGAGCCGCGAGGGAGCGTGGGTGGCTTTCGAGGAGATTTCGAAGTTCGTGTGGCCTAAAGTATATCAGGACGTATTGCGCCAATTAACGCACGAAAAGCACAAGCAGTTGAACCTGTTTTCATGTTGA
- a CDS encoding Bax inhibitor-1/YccA family protein, which yields MQQTYTITQNKILSRVFLGLCASLVTAGAGVVVGTRLPYGLTAILWLVEIGMIVYAMFRQATRAIGYPFVFAFTFISGMTLSYAILSYASVFGMTLVLKALAVTAGAFLVASIVASRTSMDFSFLGGFLMIGTLALLLMGLVAMFTGFSSAASLIYAYLGVAIFIGYVLFDVNRLAQYGVAEQHVPWMVLSLYLDFINLFLFILRLMGIMSGGSDRR from the coding sequence ATGCAGCAGACGTATACGATCACGCAAAACAAAATTCTGTCGCGGGTTTTTCTCGGCCTGTGCGCGTCGCTCGTGACGGCTGGAGCCGGCGTCGTCGTCGGGACCCGTCTGCCGTACGGGTTGACGGCCATTTTGTGGCTCGTCGAGATCGGCATGATCGTCTACGCGATGTTTCGCCAGGCGACGCGGGCCATCGGCTATCCGTTTGTGTTCGCGTTCACGTTCATTTCGGGCATGACGTTGTCTTACGCCATCCTGTCGTACGCGTCGGTGTTTGGCATGACGCTCGTGCTCAAGGCGCTTGCCGTGACGGCGGGGGCGTTTCTCGTCGCTTCCATCGTGGCTTCGCGCACGTCGATGGATTTCTCGTTCCTCGGCGGTTTCTTGATGATCGGCACGTTGGCGCTGCTTTTGATGGGCCTTGTCGCCATGTTTACGGGCTTTTCCTCGGCAGCGAGCCTCATCTACGCGTACCTCGGCGTGGCGATTTTCATCGGCTATGTGCTGTTTGACGTGAATCGCCTCGCGCAGTACGGCGTCGCGGAACAACACGTGCCGTGGATGGTTCTTTCGCTGTATCTCGACTTCATCAACCTGTTCCTGTTCATTCTCCGACTCATGGGCATCATGAGCGGCGGGAGCGACAGGAGATAA
- the leuS gene encoding leucine--tRNA ligase: MEYRPQQIEQKWKARWRQQNAHKADGRSGKPKYYCLDMFPYPSGSGLHVGHWRGYTISDVWSRYKKLHGYEILHPMGWDAFGLPAENYAIQNGIHPRVATEQNIANFKRQLEEIGAMYDWDREVNTTDPSFYKWTQYFFVKMFERGLAYKKKMPINWCPSCKTGLANEEVVDGCCERCGAPVTRREMEQWMIKITEYADRLLNDLDKLDWPEHVKRMQRAWIGRSEGARIRFRLADHDGEIEVFSTRPDTIYGATYMVLAPEHPLVARITAPERRAEVEAYVEQALRKSNVERQVADKTKTGVFTGAYVHHPLLDKRLPVWIADYVLMDYGTGAIMAVPAHDDRDFEFAEQFGLDVIEVVRPREGATELPYTGDGVLVNSGPLNGLSVDEAKKRAIELMAEKGQAEPAVSYRLRDWVFARQRYWGEPIPIVYCQACGTVPVPEDQLPVLLPDVERYEPTGTGESPLAAIESFVHATCPRCGGPAKRETDTMPQWAGSCWYFLRYADPHNDQAPFSREAVNYWLPVDMYIGGVEHAVLHLLYARFYVKFIYDLGLIDFDEPFQRLFTQGMITLNGAKMSKSKGNVVNPDDIIARYGVDALRMYEMFVGPPEEEAEWSTNGLEGVARFLARVYRLYAQHVQQMVPERPALTRLRHRFVAALTERMESFRLNTAVSAFMEYVNSLQQEAKDGLDRATLETLAIALAPFTPHLGEELWEMLGHESSVFEQSWPTYDEAWLRDDEVEIAVQVNGRVRGRLTIPADMRAEDAIAKAKALPEIAEWIDGKQVVKEVFVPGRIVNLVVK, from the coding sequence ATGGAATATCGCCCACAACAAATCGAGCAGAAATGGAAAGCAAGGTGGCGGCAACAAAACGCGCACAAGGCGGACGGAAGGAGCGGGAAGCCGAAGTATTACTGCCTCGACATGTTTCCCTACCCGTCCGGCAGCGGCCTCCACGTCGGTCACTGGCGCGGGTACACCATTTCAGACGTGTGGAGCCGGTACAAGAAGCTGCACGGCTATGAAATTCTGCACCCCATGGGTTGGGACGCGTTTGGCTTGCCCGCCGAAAACTACGCCATTCAAAACGGCATCCATCCGAGGGTGGCCACCGAGCAAAATATTGCAAACTTCAAGCGGCAACTTGAAGAAATCGGCGCGATGTACGACTGGGATCGCGAGGTCAACACCACCGATCCGTCGTTTTACAAGTGGACCCAGTACTTCTTTGTGAAGATGTTCGAGCGCGGGCTTGCCTACAAGAAGAAGATGCCCATCAATTGGTGCCCGAGCTGCAAAACCGGCCTCGCTAACGAAGAGGTGGTCGACGGTTGCTGCGAGCGCTGTGGGGCGCCCGTCACGCGCCGCGAGATGGAGCAATGGATGATCAAAATCACCGAATACGCGGATCGGTTGTTGAACGACCTGGACAAGCTCGACTGGCCGGAGCACGTCAAGCGCATGCAGCGGGCCTGGATCGGCCGCAGCGAGGGCGCGCGAATCCGCTTCCGCTTGGCCGATCACGACGGCGAGATCGAGGTGTTCTCGACCCGGCCCGATACCATCTACGGCGCCACCTACATGGTGCTCGCGCCGGAGCACCCGCTGGTGGCCCGCATCACGGCGCCGGAGCGCAGGGCAGAGGTCGAGGCATACGTCGAGCAGGCGCTGCGCAAATCGAACGTCGAGCGCCAGGTCGCCGACAAGACGAAGACCGGGGTGTTCACCGGCGCGTACGTGCACCATCCGCTGCTCGACAAGCGGCTGCCGGTGTGGATCGCCGACTACGTCCTGATGGACTATGGCACGGGCGCGATTATGGCCGTGCCCGCGCACGACGATCGCGACTTTGAGTTTGCGGAGCAGTTCGGCCTGGACGTGATCGAAGTCGTGCGGCCGCGCGAGGGCGCCACAGAGCTTCCCTACACCGGAGACGGCGTGCTGGTCAACTCCGGCCCGCTCAACGGCCTCTCGGTCGATGAGGCCAAGAAGCGCGCGATTGAGCTGATGGCGGAAAAAGGCCAGGCCGAGCCGGCGGTGTCCTACCGGCTGCGCGACTGGGTGTTCGCCCGCCAGCGCTACTGGGGCGAGCCGATTCCGATTGTGTATTGTCAGGCCTGCGGCACCGTGCCCGTCCCGGAGGACCAGCTGCCGGTGCTCTTGCCGGACGTCGAACGGTACGAGCCGACGGGGACAGGCGAGTCCCCGCTTGCGGCCATTGAGTCATTTGTGCATGCCACGTGTCCGCGGTGCGGCGGACCGGCCAAGCGAGAGACGGATACCATGCCGCAGTGGGCCGGATCGTGCTGGTATTTCCTTCGGTACGCCGATCCGCACAACGACCAGGCTCCCTTTTCGCGCGAGGCGGTCAATTACTGGCTCCCCGTCGACATGTACATCGGCGGCGTGGAGCACGCGGTGCTGCACCTGCTGTACGCGCGCTTCTACGTGAAGTTCATCTACGATCTCGGCCTGATCGACTTCGACGAGCCGTTCCAGCGCCTGTTTACTCAGGGCATGATCACCCTGAACGGTGCCAAGATGTCGAAGTCGAAAGGCAATGTGGTCAACCCAGACGACATCATTGCCCGGTACGGCGTCGACGCGCTGCGCATGTACGAGATGTTCGTCGGCCCGCCGGAGGAAGAGGCCGAGTGGAGCACCAACGGGCTTGAGGGCGTCGCCCGCTTCCTGGCCCGCGTGTACCGCCTGTATGCGCAGCACGTCCAGCAGATGGTCCCGGAGCGCCCTGCGCTGACGCGGCTTCGGCATCGGTTCGTGGCCGCTCTGACGGAGCGCATGGAGAGCTTCCGCCTCAACACCGCGGTGAGCGCGTTCATGGAGTACGTGAACAGCCTGCAGCAGGAGGCCAAGGACGGGCTCGATCGCGCCACGCTGGAGACGCTGGCGATTGCGCTGGCGCCGTTCACCCCACACCTTGGCGAAGAGTTGTGGGAGATGCTGGGGCACGAGAGCTCGGTGTTCGAGCAGTCGTGGCCCACGTATGACGAGGCGTGGCTGCGCGATGATGAGGTCGAGATCGCCGTGCAAGTGAACGGCAGAGTGCGCGGGCGGCTGACGATACCCGCGGACATGCGCGCCGAGGATGCCATCGCGAAGGCGAAGGCGCTGCCGGAGATCGCCGAGTGGATCGATGGCAAGCAGGTGGTCAAAGAAGTGTTTGTGCCCGGGCGAATTGTCAATTTGGTGGTCAAGTGA
- a CDS encoding FadR/GntR family transcriptional regulator, translating into MQERSGKLYMEIAEEIRRQIEEGVFRPGDRLPTLRELADRFGVSRATVREALGALRGQGLVEFRHGMGTYVRTASVEMWMQPLDAAILLSYDNVSDLVELQTAVLAQIAYRAAANRMASDYSALSHALFEIEASPRRSEHRIASELKFFSVLAEVAGNRLLENALRVLQEALRSSLRLLSPKSDLGVKACRAIYNAVQTGRPAEARDAVYAYGEAILRTLAEKKGNHRSTSM; encoded by the coding sequence ATGCAAGAGCGTTCGGGCAAGCTGTACATGGAAATCGCCGAGGAGATCCGCAGGCAGATCGAAGAGGGCGTCTTCCGGCCTGGCGATCGCCTGCCGACGCTGCGGGAGCTCGCGGATCGATTCGGCGTGAGCCGCGCCACGGTGCGGGAGGCGCTCGGCGCGCTGCGCGGCCAAGGGCTCGTCGAGTTTCGCCACGGCATGGGCACGTACGTCCGAACGGCTTCCGTCGAGATGTGGATGCAGCCGCTCGACGCGGCCATTCTCCTGAGCTACGACAATGTGAGCGATCTCGTCGAGCTTCAGACGGCCGTGCTGGCGCAAATCGCGTACCGGGCTGCGGCCAACCGCATGGCGTCCGACTACTCTGCCCTGTCCCACGCGCTGTTTGAGATCGAAGCTTCGCCGCGCCGCAGCGAGCACCGCATCGCGAGCGAGCTCAAGTTCTTCAGCGTGCTCGCCGAAGTGGCGGGGAATCGCCTGCTTGAGAACGCGCTGCGCGTGTTGCAAGAGGCGCTCCGGTCGAGTCTTCGCCTGTTGAGCCCAAAATCGGACCTCGGCGTCAAGGCCTGTCGGGCGATTTACAATGCCGTGCAAACGGGGAGGCCTGCCGAGGCCCGGGATGCGGTGTACGCCTATGGCGAAGCCATCTTGCGGACCTTGGCGGAGAAAAAGGGAAACCATCGGTCCACGTCGATGTGA
- the ytvI gene encoding sporulation integral membrane protein YtvI, whose protein sequence is MARDAQMRRYLWRVLEIVLMLAFIAAFVLALANLMRYILPFVIGWVYAILLIPLVRWLERRGLSRLTSVLLVLGVSVLCIVALSAGIIIGALREATSFVAHSQMFFRVQLAQIEGEIENGESLYGQLPPQASNAVQSAITQFAHGLEGSVHKIITDLIGIVTHLPDTIFIAVISVITAFFILQRRERMLARFYRMMPPGWAPKLNAVFEDMERAFLGTIRVQFILMCLSMFLGMIGMFVLGFPYAILLGILFGLSGLVPMVGSAILTVPWAIVALITGHVAVAIKVLALQVVISLIRHAVEPKILANNVGLDTLATLFGLYVGFKVMGFIGLFIGPIFLIGVKGLLQTRLFSDFLPAEAGAESAPDPGGEEV, encoded by the coding sequence ATGGCACGAGATGCCCAAATGCGCCGCTATCTGTGGCGCGTCCTGGAAATTGTTCTCATGCTGGCGTTCATTGCCGCGTTCGTGCTGGCGCTTGCGAATCTGATGCGGTACATCCTGCCGTTCGTCATTGGCTGGGTGTATGCCATCCTTCTGATTCCGCTCGTCCGATGGCTGGAGCGGCGCGGCTTGTCCCGCCTCACGTCCGTGCTGTTGGTGCTCGGCGTGAGTGTCCTATGCATCGTCGCGCTGTCTGCGGGCATTATCATCGGCGCGCTGCGCGAGGCCACCTCCTTTGTGGCGCACAGCCAAATGTTCTTCCGCGTCCAGTTGGCGCAGATTGAGGGCGAAATTGAAAACGGAGAGTCGCTCTACGGACAGCTTCCTCCTCAGGCGTCCAACGCGGTGCAGTCGGCCATCACGCAGTTTGCGCACGGGCTCGAGGGCAGCGTACACAAGATCATCACGGATCTCATTGGCATCGTCACGCACCTTCCCGATACCATCTTCATCGCCGTCATTTCCGTCATCACGGCGTTCTTCATCCTGCAGCGGCGCGAGCGCATGCTCGCTAGGTTTTACCGGATGATGCCGCCGGGGTGGGCGCCAAAGCTGAACGCCGTGTTTGAGGACATGGAGCGCGCATTTCTCGGCACCATCCGCGTTCAATTCATTCTGATGTGCTTGTCCATGTTCCTCGGCATGATCGGCATGTTCGTCCTCGGGTTTCCGTATGCCATCCTGCTCGGCATCCTGTTCGGCCTATCGGGCCTTGTTCCCATGGTCGGATCGGCCATTCTCACGGTCCCATGGGCCATTGTGGCGCTCATCACGGGCCATGTCGCGGTGGCCATCAAGGTCTTGGCGCTGCAGGTCGTGATCTCGCTCATCCGTCACGCCGTGGAACCGAAAATCCTGGCAAACAACGTCGGTTTGGATACGCTGGCGACGCTTTTTGGACTTTACGTCGGGTTCAAGGTGATGGGATTCATCGGCCTGTTCATCGGTCCGATTTTCCTGATTGGGGTCAAGGGGTTGCTCCAGACGCGGCTGTTCAGTGATTTTCTTCCGGCAGAGGCCGGGGCCGAATCGGCTCCCGATCCCGGGGGGGAAGAGGTTTGA
- a CDS encoding DUF402 domain-containing protein, which yields MRLISLRPDGSRHRVWSSVEPGRFGGWWVPPGTPVLDAGGAWSSPYPVAALAWPRAWFQVFVLLKPDRTDYYVNICTPPALGADVVWIDLDLDVRLEAGRLWIADEEEFLRRRDTYPPAWRAAAEHTVLAVERAMRSGAYPFRPSFAEALRAEWAARSSAGGPVVG from the coding sequence TTGAGGCTCATCAGTCTCAGGCCAGACGGTTCCCGCCATCGCGTCTGGTCCTCGGTCGAGCCAGGGCGCTTTGGCGGGTGGTGGGTCCCGCCGGGCACGCCGGTCCTGGACGCTGGTGGCGCCTGGAGTTCACCCTACCCGGTGGCGGCCCTGGCCTGGCCTCGGGCTTGGTTTCAAGTGTTCGTTCTGCTGAAGCCCGACCGGACGGACTACTATGTCAACATCTGCACACCACCCGCGCTTGGGGCGGACGTGGTGTGGATTGATCTCGATCTCGACGTTCGCCTGGAAGCCGGGCGGCTGTGGATCGCAGACGAAGAAGAGTTTCTCCGTCGACGTGACACGTATCCGCCGGCCTGGCGCGCCGCCGCCGAGCACACCGTGCTGGCCGTCGAGCGCGCGATGCGAAGCGGCGCCTATCCGTTTCGACCATCATTCGCCGAGGCGCTGCGCGCCGAGTGGGCGGCGAGGTCAAGTGCCGGCGGACCGGTTGTCGGCTAG